From the genome of Verrucomicrobiia bacterium, one region includes:
- the mce gene encoding methylmalonyl-CoA epimerase translates to MIQKIDHLGIAVKSLDEAVPYYEKALGLKCEHREEVPSQKVRTAFFHCGEVHLELLEPTDPESPIAKFLEKNPAGGIHHIAFGTDDVQGQLQQAAGAGVKLIHEKPFDGAGGKLVAFLHPKSTHGVLTEFCMPNPN, encoded by the coding sequence ATGATTCAAAAAATTGACCACTTGGGCATCGCGGTGAAATCGCTCGATGAAGCCGTGCCGTATTACGAAAAGGCGCTCGGCCTGAAATGCGAGCATCGCGAGGAAGTGCCGTCGCAAAAAGTCCGCACGGCGTTTTTCCACTGCGGCGAAGTGCATCTCGAATTGCTCGAACCGACTGATCCCGAAAGCCCGATCGCCAAGTTCCTCGAAAAAAATCCGGCGGGCGGGATTCATCACATCGCGTTCGGCACCGACGACGTGCAAGGCCAGCTCCAGCAGGCCGCGGGCGCGGGCGTGAAGTTGATCCACGAAAAACCTTTCGATGGCGCGGGCGGCAAGCTCGTTGCGTTTTTGCATCCGAAGTCAACCCACGGCGTGCTCACGGAATTTTGCATGCCCAACCCCAACTGA
- a CDS encoding acyl-CoA carboxylase subunit beta — MAIPKSFLDELDQKRAEARLGGGADKLAARRKKGVLTARDRLAALFQAGTFQESGMHADHDCHNFDMEKKSLPGDGVVTGTGLVEGRAVAAFSQDFTVGGGALGRIHAKKICDMMEYAMKAGCPIIGFNDSGGARIQEGDDSLSGYGQVFFRNVLASGVVPQIAVIAGPCAGGAAYSPALMDFIIMVQGSANMFICGPEVIQAVTGQKCTMAEIGSAQAHASVSGNIHFIAENDADAVRIVKKLLSYLPANNVMDPPHAPTPKLDLSLDPAMNELIPDSSKLPLDVTKVIARLVDDGDYLEVMKEFAKNLVICFARIQGIVVGIIANQPAVKAGTLDIDASDKAARFIRFCNVFNIPIVTLVDVPGFLPGVQQERGGIIRHGAKMLFAYAAATVPKLTVILRKAYGGAYLAMCSSDMGADAVYAWPTAEIAVMGAEGAVKILYKREIAAAADPQAEEARLVAAYRDHFCSPYEAAKKAMINDVINPAETRAVVALALRNVLTKRETRPSKKHGTIPL, encoded by the coding sequence ATGGCCATACCGAAATCATTCCTGGACGAACTGGACCAGAAACGCGCCGAAGCCCGGCTGGGCGGGGGCGCGGACAAGCTGGCAGCGCGCCGCAAAAAAGGCGTGCTGACCGCGCGGGACCGGCTCGCCGCTTTATTCCAGGCGGGGACCTTTCAGGAATCCGGCATGCACGCCGATCACGATTGCCACAACTTTGACATGGAAAAGAAGTCCCTGCCGGGCGACGGCGTGGTGACCGGCACCGGCTTGGTGGAGGGCCGGGCGGTGGCGGCGTTCAGCCAGGATTTCACGGTGGGCGGCGGCGCGTTGGGGCGCATTCACGCAAAGAAAATTTGCGACATGATGGAGTACGCGATGAAAGCGGGTTGTCCGATCATCGGTTTCAATGATTCGGGCGGCGCGCGAATCCAGGAGGGCGACGATTCGCTGTCGGGTTACGGGCAGGTGTTTTTCCGCAACGTGCTGGCATCGGGGGTGGTGCCGCAGATTGCGGTGATTGCCGGGCCGTGCGCGGGCGGGGCGGCGTATTCTCCGGCGCTGATGGACTTCATCATCATGGTGCAAGGCAGCGCCAACATGTTCATTTGCGGGCCGGAGGTCATTCAAGCGGTGACGGGACAGAAATGCACGATGGCCGAGATCGGCAGCGCGCAGGCGCACGCCAGTGTGAGCGGCAACATCCATTTCATTGCCGAGAACGATGCGGACGCCGTGCGCATCGTGAAGAAACTGCTGTCGTATCTGCCGGCGAACAACGTGATGGATCCGCCGCACGCGCCGACACCGAAACTGGATTTGAGCCTCGACCCGGCGATGAACGAGTTGATCCCGGACAGTTCCAAACTGCCGCTCGATGTGACGAAGGTCATCGCGCGACTGGTGGATGACGGGGATTATCTGGAGGTGATGAAGGAGTTCGCGAAGAACCTCGTGATCTGTTTCGCGCGGATTCAAGGGATCGTGGTGGGGATCATTGCGAATCAACCGGCGGTGAAGGCGGGGACGCTGGACATTGACGCGTCGGACAAGGCGGCGCGGTTCATCCGGTTCTGCAACGTGTTCAACATCCCGATCGTGACGCTGGTGGATGTTCCGGGATTTTTGCCGGGCGTGCAGCAGGAGCGCGGCGGGATCATCCGGCACGGCGCGAAAATGTTGTTCGCGTACGCGGCGGCGACGGTGCCGAAGCTCACGGTGATTTTGCGCAAGGCGTACGGCGGCGCGTATCTGGCGATGTGCAGTTCGGACATGGGCGCGGACGCGGTGTATGCGTGGCCGACGGCGGAGATTGCGGTGATGGGCGCCGAGGGCGCGGTGAAGATTCTCTACAAGCGCGAGATCGCCGCCGCCGCGGATCCGCAGGCCGAGGAGGCGCGGTTGGTGGCCGCGTATCGCGATCATTTTTGTTCGCCGTACGAAGCGGCGAAGAAAGCGATGATCAATGATGTGATCAATCCGGCGGAGACGCGGGCGGTGGTGGCGCTGGCGCTGCGCAATGTGCTGACCAAACGCGAGACCCGGCCGTCGAAGAAACACGGCACCATTCCCCTCTGA